CGGGCGTTTGGCGGACGCGCGAGGGCAACGAGATCAGGCGTATTCCTTCGATCCACCATCTTCAAGATCAACGCATTCAAGCGGTGCTTGCAAACGTGGTCCGTCAGGTCGATGAGCTACGCCGCATCTTCGTGACCCGTCTCAAGGACGGAGAGATCAGGCACTGCGGATGCGGTCAGGCGAAGTGCCCTACGTACATGCTCACGGATCGCGTTGCCGACGAACTGGACGAAGCCCGACGGAGAATTCTGACGACGTTTCGATCGGTGCACTCGTCCTTTAATGTGAGTCTTCTGTAGGCGAGCATGGCAATGGCGTTGTCCGAAGATCAGATTTAGTATCTCAACCGTCATGCGCCGGGCGAGGCTGTAGCACGCGCGCTGTTCGAACTACTGCGCAATGACCATGACTTGCTCGGCATCGACGCAAATGAACGATCCATCACCTTTCGCTTCGCGATGTATCTCCAACAATATTTTCCTGATTGGAGCGTGGATTGCGAATACAACCGAGACGGCATTGAACCAAAGCGGCTCGGACATCTGGAGCTGTACCCGGACAGCGAAGACGTTGAGGCGAAGACCGTATTCCCAGATGTGATCGTTCATCGGCGAGGCACAAGAAGGAACTTTCTGGTCTTGGAGTTCAAGAAGTCAACGAGCCGCGTTGACCGACAGATCGACCTTCGGAAACTTTGGGGCTACAAGCAGCAGCTTGGTTACGAGCATGCCCTGTTTGTGGAGGTCGGCACCGAGGGGCAGGCGATCATCACCATGCTTGAATGGGCTTGAGAGGCGTCAGGGAAACTAATGACACGTATCCCACTGTTCAGTTCGCAGCATCTTGAAGCTGCGTGTCGGGTGCTCGCCGATACCGAGCGCGGCTTGAGTGGTACGCAAATCGAGCGCTTGCTGCAAGAGATCGAGGTCGCGGACACTTCGCCAGGCATGACAAAGTGGAAGCGGCTGTTCAATGCGTTGGCTGGTGCGCAGAACCAGCATCAGTTCGGCAACCATCTCATCATGTTCATCAACCGTGCGATGAACCCAGTGAACTACGCCCGCGACGCTGCGGCGTTCGCATGGCGGCGCGACGAACTCAATGTGGTCCTTGCCTTCTCCGGCTTTTACGTGCGCGAAGATGGCAGGGTTGGGTACGCTGATAAGGCCACAACGCTTGATGCAGCGCGCGCACGAGCTGGACGGCTTAAGGCCGCGCTGGAAAGCCGCGTCGTCCACGCGGAGGTGCTGAACTATTGCCGTGCCGAACTGCTGGACGAAAACTACTTCCATGCCGTTTTCGAGGCAACGAAAGGCGTTGCAGAGCGGATTCGCCTACTGTCGGGTTTGAACGGTGATGGCGCTGACCTGGTGAACAAAGCATTCGCGGGCCAGCAGCCCGTTCTTGTCTTGGGGCCACTCTCCACCGAGTCCGAGAAGAGCGAGCAGAAAGGCTTTGCCAATTTGCTGATTGGCCTGTTCGGTGCGGTGCGCAATCCTCTGGCCCATGCACCCAAGACGAATTGGCCCATGTCCGAACAAGACGCACTGGACATCCTGACCCTGGTATCGCTGATTCACCGCAAGCTGGACGGCACCATGAAGGCAACTGCCGTTTCTCCGTAAGGGTACCCATCGCAGATGGCTGCTGACAACGCGAGGGAAGCCACCGATGGGCTGTGGAGAAAGCACAGGTCTCATAAGAGCCAAGCTGAGTTAGATTGTTCTTTTCAAGGGGCAGCAATGAACTATGAACTCTTGGAGGATTCGGCATGGCGCGGCCCTCTCATGCTGGCGATGCAGCGCGCCATCGTGGCCGATTTCAACTCGACGGATTGGCAAGAGCTTGGCTACCTGACAGG
The DNA window shown above is from Acidovorax sp. NCPPB 4044 and carries:
- a CDS encoding TIGR02391 family protein, whose amino-acid sequence is MTRIPLFSSQHLEAACRVLADTERGLSGTQIERLLQEIEVADTSPGMTKWKRLFNALAGAQNQHQFGNHLIMFINRAMNPVNYARDAAAFAWRRDELNVVLAFSGFYVREDGRVGYADKATTLDAARARAGRLKAALESRVVHAEVLNYCRAELLDENYFHAVFEATKGVAERIRLLSGLNGDGADLVNKAFAGQQPVLVLGPLSTESEKSEQKGFANLLIGLFGAVRNPLAHAPKTNWPMSEQDALDILTLVSLIHRKLDGTMKATAVSP